The genomic window TTTCAGGTACTCGCCGGACAGGGCGGGGTCCATGAAGGTCACCAGGACCTGTGTGGGGCTGGGAATCTCGTTGTCGCCAAAGCGGCCCAGCTCCAGCAGCGCGGCGAACAGGCGCGTGGCCCCGATGGAAATCCCCACGCCGGGAAGGGAGGAGCGGGTATACTGCCCCGCCAGGTTCTCGTACCGGCCGCCGCTGCCCACGCTGCCAAAGTTTGGCAGATCGTCCAGCAGCACCTCGTAGACCATGCCGGTGTAGTAATCCAGCCCGCGGGCGATGGACAGGTTGACGCGCAGGACAGTGTCAGGAACACCCAGCGCCATCGCGCCGGCCAGAAACTCTTTCAGTTCCTGCAGGCCCTGCTGGAAGGTCAGGTTGTCGATGCCGGTTTTTTCCAGGGCCTTCAGGGTATCATCGTTGCTGCCCTCTGCGGTAACGAGGTCCAGAAGCGCGTCGGCCCGGGGCAGGTCCAGGCCCGCGCCTTCCTCGACTAGGGCCTTGCGAACACCGTCTTTGCCTACCTTGTCCAGCTTGTCGATGGCGCGCAGGGCGGCCTGCTGTTTCTCACCGGGGGCAATGCCAAAGCCCTCGAACAGGCCAGACAGAAGCTTGCGGTTGTTGGTGTTGATCCGGAAAGCCCCGATCTTCAGGGCCGTGAAGGCCTGGTACAGGATGGCCGGCATCTCGGTGTCGCAGGACAGGGGCAGGCTGTCCTTGCCGATGATGTCCACGTCGCACTGGTAGAATTCGCGGAAGCGTCCCTTTTGCGGCCGCTCGCCCCGATAACTGCGCTGGATCTGGTAGCGGCGGAAGGGAAACGCCAGGTCACGCTCATATTGGGCCACATAGCGGGCCAGCGGCACCGTCAGGTCAAAGTGCAGGGCCATGTCGGGCTTTTCACCCTGGGCCAGCGATCCGGTGGACTGGACGAAATACACCTGCTTTTCCGTCTCGCCGCCCTCTTTGGTCAGCAGCACGTCTGTCATTTCGAAGGCAGGCGTTTCGACGGGCAGAAAGCCAAAGCTTTCATAGACGCGGCGGATGGTGTCCAGCATGTCCTGGAAGGCCACCTGCTGGCGGGGCAGCAACTCCATAATGCCGGACGGTGTACGGGGGGTAATCATGCGGGATCTGCCTTTACTATATTGGTCTGCCCAGGACCTGCTTTTTTCCTGTCATCCCGGCCTCCGAGCCGGGATCCAGTCTGCCGTGCGTCTGCACGGCACATGAGTCATATAACGCGCAGACGCGCTTCTGGATCCCCGCTTTCGCGGGGATGACAGCAAAGAGTGCCCTACTGGTTCATGCTGTCGAAGAAGTCGTTGTTGGTCTTGGTATGCTTGAGCTTTTCCAGCAGGAATTCCATGGCGTCCACCATGCCCATGGGCTGGAGGATGCGACGCAGGATCCACATCTTGGACAGGGTGCCCTTGTCGACGAGCAGCTCTTCCTTGCGGGTGCCGGATTTCTGGATGTCGATGGCCGGGAATGTGCGCTTGTCGGACAGCTTGCGGTCCAGGATCAGTTCGCTGTTACCGGTGCCCTTGAACTCTTCAAAGATCACCTCGTCCATGCGGCTGCCCGTGTCGATCAGGGCCGTGGCGATGATGGTCAGGCTGCCGCCTTCCTCGATATTGCGGGCCGCACCGAAGAAGCGCTTGGGCCGCTGCAGGGCGTTGGCGTCCACACCGCCCGTCAGAACCTTGCCGGATGAAGGCACAATGGTGTTGTAGGCGCGTGCCAGGCGGGTGATGGAATCCAGCAGGATCACCACGTCGCGTTTGTGCTCGACCAGGCGCTTGGCCTTTTCGATGACCATCTCGGCCACCTGGACGTGGCGGGCGGCGGGTTCGTCGAAGGTGGAGCTGATGACCTCACCCTTCACCGAGCGGGCCATGTCGGTCACTTCCTCCGGCCGCTCGTCGATCAGCAGAACGATCAGCGTGGCTTCTGGATGGTTGGCCGTAATGGAGTGGGCGATGGTCTGCAGCATCACCGTTTTACCGGTGCGGGGCGGCGCCACGATCAGCGCGCGCTGTCCCTTGCCCATGGGGGAGACAAGGTCAATAACCCGCCCGATGAAGTTTTTCTTCGTCGGATCC from Pseudomonadota bacterium includes these protein-coding regions:
- the hisS gene encoding histidine--tRNA ligase — its product is MITPRTPSGIMELLPRQQVAFQDMLDTIRRVYESFGFLPVETPAFEMTDVLLTKEGGETEKQVYFVQSTGSLAQGEKPDMALHFDLTVPLARYVAQYERDLAFPFRRYQIQRSYRGERPQKGRFREFYQCDVDIIGKDSLPLSCDTEMPAILYQAFTALKIGAFRINTNNRKLLSGLFEGFGIAPGEKQQAALRAIDKLDKVGKDGVRKALVEEGAGLDLPRADALLDLVTAEGSNDDTLKALEKTGIDNLTFQQGLQELKEFLAGAMALGVPDTVLRVNLSIARGLDYYTGMVYEVLLDDLPNFGSVGSGGRYENLAGQYTRSSLPGVGISIGATRLFAALLELGRFGDNEIPSPTQVLVTFMDPALSGEYLKLAADLRAQGINTETYPEPAKLAKQIKHADRLGIPFVAMIGSDEMAAGTVTLKDMRQGTQETLPRTALAGRITA
- the rho gene encoding transcription termination factor Rho is translated as MNLQELKRRTTAELLMFAEEHNVENANTLRRQELMFAVLKQLAEKDVAIFGSGVLEVLADGFGFLRSPEANYLPGPDDIYVSPAQVRRFGLRTGDTIEGQVRSPKDGERYFALVKANTVNLDDPEKLRHRVNFDNLTPLYPDRFLKMEIEDPTKKNFIGRVIDLVSPMGKGQRALIVAPPRTGKTVMLQTIAHSITANHPEATLIVLLIDERPEEVTDMARSVKGEVISSTFDEPAARHVQVAEMVIEKAKRLVEHKRDVVILLDSITRLARAYNTIVPSSGKVLTGGVDANALQRPKRFFGAARNIEEGGSLTIIATALIDTGSRMDEVIFEEFKGTGNSELILDRKLSDKRTFPAIDIQKSGTRKEELLVDKGTLSKMWILRRILQPMGMVDAMEFLLEKLKHTKTNNDFFDSMNQ